From a single Equus asinus isolate D_3611 breed Donkey chromosome 2, EquAss-T2T_v2, whole genome shotgun sequence genomic region:
- the MAP1A gene encoding microtubule-associated protein 1A isoform X1 produces the protein METEAGPGRPRGVAMETSPGLGLRSPGSPLAQNPAEPLCEAGAPVAAARWDLRKHSLLIVIGDIGTESQLRAVRAHLEQGILSWNIDLSSFDLNQQLRLFITRHLAHFSSEVKGQRTLCHQSEILETIILVNPSANSISSEVHHLLSSPSAHKLLILSGQSLEPGGDLILQSGTYSYQNFAQVLHNPEIAQLLSNRDPGIQAFLTVSCLGEGDWSHLGLSSSQETLHLRLNPEPTLPTMDGVAEFSEYVSETVDVPSPFDLLEPPTSGGFLKLSKPCCYIFPGGRGDSALFAVNGFNILVDGGSDRKSCFWKLVRHLDRIDSVLLTHIGADNLPGINGLLQRKVAELEEEQSQGSSSYSDWVKNLISPELGVVFFNVPDKLRLPDASRKAKRSIEEACLTLQHLNRLGIQAEPLYRVVSNTIEPLTLFHKMGVGRLDMYVLNPVKDSKEMQFLMQKWAGNSKAKTGIVLANGKEAEISVPYLTSITALVVWLPANPTEKIVRVLFPGNAPQNKILEGLEKLRHLDFLRYPVATQKDLAAGAVPANLKPSKIKQRADSKESLKATTKTAVSKLAKREELAEEGAKEARSELAKELAKTEKKVKESSEKPAEKPAKPERVRTESSEALKAEKRKLIKDKVGKKHLKEKISKLEEKKDKEKKEIKKEKKELKKDEGRKEEKKDAKKEEKRKDTKLEVKKISKSDLKPFTPEVRKTLYKAKAPGRVKMDKSRAARGEKELSSEPRTPPAQKGAVPVPTVSEHRELALSSPEDLTQDFEDMKREERELLAEQRDIGLGEKPLPPDTMEEGLPSIAAQGTPLSVPGLEQEEPVVKEKEAVPDILEEQGSKDRGPDSGAETEEEKDTWEQKKQREAERLPDRTEDRDESEPEVKEDVIEKAELEEMEELHPSDEEEEETKAESFYHKHMQETLKVTPQGKEALGGRDLGLQGKAPEKETSSFLSSLATPAGATEHVSYIQDETIPGYSETEQTISDEEIHDEPEDRPAPPRFPTSTYDLPGPEGPSPFEASQPPDSAIPATSSKGYGAPETELTYPPNMVAAPLAEEEHVSSATSITECDKLSSFATSVAEDQSVASLTAPQTEETGKSSLLLDTVTSIPSSRTEATQGLDYVPSAGTISPTSSLEEDKGFKSPPCEDFSVTGELEKKGEIAGKGLPGERAVEEEEEETANVEMSEKLHSQYGTPMFGVPGHTLHPGEPAFGEVEERCLSPDDSTVKMASPPPSGPPSATHTPFHQSPVEEKSEPQDFQEAGSWEDTKHTPSVGREDAAEETVKPGPEEGTLGEKAKVSPPRSPLAQESPINIAEGHIGCTIQLLPEQDKAIVFETVEAGESTGPILGSEALPRDLRTSLQEPGEPQKDEVLQFPDRGISPEDAESLSVLSVVSPDIANQEAIPKSTCGLTEPQLHKDLWPEVSPEDTRSLSLSEESPSKETSLDISSKQLSPESLGTLQFGELSLGKEEKGPLMQTEDTFHHLAPASIPEPHAGTVSPPTMGTTGYSAQADITDESPEGKLPASSFSHYTLLGDGKHSPGGMTSPGEHILTPDSSLTKSPESLPSPAMEDIAMEWEGKVPELKDRTPEQDKGLEAKDEVLQQKDETLEQKDIVIEQKDTGIDQKDEALEEKNKAVEQQDKALEQKRRDLEQRDTALEQKDKALEPQDKDLEPKDRDLEPKDKDLEPKDRDLEPKDEDLEQKDRDLEQKDKDLEQEDKVPEEKDETLEQKIRDFEHKDKVPEDQVPELKGKLLEQTDKAPEQKDKAEEQKDMDLEQKGKALEQKDKVLEKKDQALEQKYWALGQKDEALEQNNKSVKQKDKVLEEKTQEQESLVQEDKTMKPKKILEEKPPEKVEAVEQKEEALPEKTKALGLEESPVQEDKAQEQEEKTWKEQDVVQEWRETSPTREEPFGKQKEPARTWEDTSPEQEDRYWRGREDVALEQDTYWRELSCERKVWFPHELDGQGARPRYTEEGESTFLDEGPDDERKVPPLEHTPQSPWASDFKGFQEPSPQKGLEVERWLAESPVGLPPEEEDKLTRSPFEILSPPSSPPEMARQRVPPAPGEESPISEPNPMLPMRNEPTTPSWLADIPPWVPKDRALPPAPLSPAPAPPTPAPEPHTPAPFSWGTAEYDSVVAAVQEGAAELEGGPYSPLGKDYRKAEGEREEEGGAGAPDSSPCSSKVPEASESHGTKEPEQTEPEQREPTPYPDERSFQYADIYEQMMLTGLGPACPTREPPLGAAGDWPPRISTKEEAAGRNTSAEKELSSPVSPKTLQFDTPTFSYAALAGPTVPARQEPEPRPSVEPSLIPPAVPPRVPIPLSKGPSPPLNGNILSCSPDRRTPSPKESGRGHWDDSTSDSELEKGAREQPEKETQSPSPPHPITAGPPTLWPESEAHTSPSSDSQLGPARPSLDFPASAFGFSSLQPAPPQLPSPAEPRSAPCGSLAFSGDRALALAPGPPTRARHDEYLEVTKAPSLDSSLPQLPSPGSPGAPLLSNLPRPASPVLSEGSSSEATTPVISSVAERFPPGLEAAEQGSVELVPGIEPAAHSLWDLTPLSLAPPASLDLAPAPAPSLPGDMDDGTLPCRLECSGATTKKPSSFQGPSGDCATNGPTETSPNPPGPALTKAEKEEAEVCPAWERGAWPEGAERSSQPDTQLSSEQPLCPGGASGGQPRSTSPETEAGPQGCAAEPRPHRGELSPSFLNPPLPHSTDDSDRSTEEARLVGRGGRRRMGGPGATGGPCPVADETPPTSASDSGSSQSDSDVPPETEECPSITAEAALDSDEDGDFLPVDKAGGISGTHHPRPGHDPPPIPQPDPHPSPPRPDVCMADPEGLSSESGRVERLREKEKAQGRVGRRAPGRAKPASPARRLDLRGKRSPTPGKGPADRASRVPPRPRSTPSQVTPAEEKDGHSPMSKGLVNGLKAGPTALGSKGGSGLPVYVDLAYIPNHCSGKTADLDFFRRVRASYYVVSGNDPTNGEPSRAVLDALLEGKAQWGENLQVTLIPTHDTEVTREWYQQTHEQQQQLNVLVLASSSTVVMQDESFPACKIEF, from the exons ATGGAGACCGAGGCTGGGCCCGGGCGGCCTCGCGGCGTTGCCATGGAGACAAGTCCCGGGCTGGGGCTCCGAAGCCCCGGCTCACCGCTAGCTCAGAACCCTGCGGAGCCGCTGTGCGAGGCCGGAGCTCCGGTGGCGGCGGCACGCTGGGACCTGCGGAAACACTCTTTGCTCATCGTGATCGGCGATATCGGTACAGAGAGTCAGCTGAGGGCCGTGAGGGCCCACCTTGAACAAG gGATTCTCTCCTGGAACATTGACTTATCATCCTTTGACTTGAACCAACAATTGAGACTCTTCATTACCCGGCACCTAGCTCACTTCTCCTCAGAGGTCAAAG GCCAGAGGACCCTCTGCCACCAGAGTGAGATCCTAGAGACCATCATCCTGGTAAACCCCAGTGCCAACAGCATCAGCTCTGAG GTTCACCATCTCCTTAGCAGCCCATCAGCTCACAAACTACTGATCTTGAGTGGGCAAAGTTTAGAGCCTGGGGGAGATCTCATCCTACAGAGTGGCACCTACTCCTATCAAAACTTTGCCCAGGTCCTTCACAATCCAGAG ATTGCCCAATTGCTCAGCAATAGAGACCCTGGAATCCAGGCCTTCCTCACTGTGTCCTGTTTAGGGGAGGGTGATTGGAGCCACCTGGGACTATCCAGTTCCCAAGAGACCCTACACCTCCGGCTAAACCCTGAGCCCACACTGCCCACCATGGATGGCGTGGCTGAGTTCTCCGAGTACGTCTCTGAGACCGTGGATGTGCCGTCCCCCTTTGACCTGCTAGAGCCCCCCACCTCAGGGGGCTTCCTCAAGCTCTCTAAGCCTTGCTGCTACATCTTCCCCGGTGGCCGTGGGGACTCTGCCCTCTTTGCCGTTAATGGTTTCAACATCCTGGTGGATGGTGGCTCTGATCGCAAGTCCTGCTTCTGGAAGCTGGTACGGCACCTGGACCGCATTGACTCAGTGCTGCTCACACACATCGGGGCAGACAATCTGCCAGGCATCAATGGACTCCTGCAGCGCAAAGTGGCAGAACTGGAGGAGGAGCAGTCCCAGGGCTCTAGCAGCTACAGCGACTGGGTGAAGAACCTCATCTCCCCTGAGCTCGGAGTTGTCTTTTTCAACGTGCCTGATAAGCTGCGGCTGCCTGATGCCTCCCGGAAGGCTAAGCGCAGCATTGAGGAGGCCTGCCTCACGCTGCAGCACCTAAACCGTCTGGGCATCCAAGCCGAGCCTCTGTACCGTGTGGTCAGCAACACCATTGAGCCGCTGACCCTCTTCCACAAGATGGGTGTGGGCCGGCTGGACATGTACGTCCTCAACCCTGTCAAGGACAGCAAGGAGATGCAGTTCCTCATGCAAAAGTGGGCAGGCAATAGTAAAGCTAAGACAGGCATTGTGCTGGCTAATGGGAAGGAGGCTGAGATCTCGGTACCCTACCTGACATCTATCACTGCTCTGGTGGTCTGGCTACCAGCCAACCCCACTGAGAAGATTGTGCGTGTGCTTTTTCCAGGGAATGCTCCCCAGAACAAGATCTTGGAGGGCCTGGAAAAGCTTCGGCACCTGGACTTCCTACGCTACCCTGTGGCCACACAGAAGGACCTGGCTGCTGGGGCTGTGCCTGCTAACCTCAAACCTAGCAAAATCAAACAGCGGGCTGACAGCAAGGAGAGCCTCAAGGCCACAACCAAGACAGCTGTGAGTAAGCTGGCCAAACGGGAGGAGCTGGCTGAAGAGGGAGCCAAGGAGGCCCGCTCAGAACTGGCCAAAGAGTTAGCTAAGACAGAGAAGAAGGTAAAAGAGTCATCTGAGAAGCCTGCAGAGAAGCCTGCCAAGCCTGAGAGGGTGCGGACAGAGTCGAGTGAGGCATTGAAGGCAGAGAAGCGAAAGCTGATCAAAGACAAGGTGGGGAAGAAGCACCTGAAAGAAAAGATATCAaagctggaagagaaaaaagacaaagagaaaaaagagatcaagaaggagaagaaggagctcaagaaagatgaaggaaggaaggaggagaagaaggatgccaagaaggaggagaagaggaaagatacCAAACTTGAGGTCAAGAAGATTTCTAAGTCAGACCTGAAGCCCTTTACCCCTGAGGTACGTAAGACACTCTACAAAGCCAAGGCCCCTGGCAGAGTCAAGATGGACAAGAGCCGGGCTGCCCGTGGGGAGAAGGAGCTGTCCTCTGAGCCCCGGACACCACCAGCCCAGAAGGGAGCTGTACCAGTCCCAACAGTCAGTGAGCACAGGGAGCTGGCCCTGTCTTCACCAGAGGATCTCACACAGGACTTTGAGGACATGAAGCGTGAGGAGAGGGAGTTACTAGCTGAACAAAGGGACATAGGACTAGGAGAGAAACCACTCCCTCCAGACACTATGGAGGAGGGACTCCCAAGCATAGCTGCCCAGGGGACGCCACTCTCTGTCCCAGGGCTGGAACAAGAAGAGCCTGTGGTAAAGGAGAAAGAGGCTGTTCCAGACATCCTTGAGGAACAAGGCAGCAAGGACAGAGGCCCAGACTCTGGGgcagaaacagaggaagagaaagatacCTGGGAGCAAAAgaagcagagggaagcagagaggctTCCCGATAGAACAGAAGACAGAGACGAAAGTGAACCTGAGGTAAAGGAGGATGTGATAGAGAAGGCTGAGTTAGAAGAAATGGAGGAGTTACACCCTtcagatgaggaagaggaagagacaaaggCTGAGAGTTTTTACCACAAACATATGCAGGAAACCTTGAAGGTAACTCCACAGGGCAAGGAGGCTCTTGGAGGCCGGGATCTGGGACTCCAAGGCAAGGCCCCGGAGAAGGAGACTTCGTCATTCCTAAGCAGCCTGGCCACACCTGCAGGAGCCACTGAACATGTCTCTTACATCCAGGATGAAACAATCCCTGGCTACTCAGAGACCGAGCAGACTATCTCAGATGAAGAGATCCATGATGAGCCAGAGGACCGCCCAGCTCCACCGAGATTTCCTACAAGTACATATGACCTCCCTGGGCCTGAAGGTCCTAGCCCCTTTGAGGCTAGCCAGCCTCCAGACAGTGCTATTCCTGCCACCTCCAGCAAAGGCTATGGAGCACCAGAAACTGAACTTACCTACCCCCCAAACATGGTGGCCGCTCCTTTGGCTGAAGAAGAGCACGTGTCCTCAGCCACCTCAATCACTGAGTGTGACAAGCTTTCTTCCTTTGCCACATCTGTGGCTGAGGACCAATCTGTGGCTTCACTCACAGCTCCCCAGACAGAGGAGACAGGCAAGAGCTCACTGCTACTTGACACAGTCACAAGCATCCCCTCCTCCCGCACTGAAGCCACTCAAGGCTTGGACTATGTGCCATCAGCTGGTACCATCTCACCCACCTCCTCACTGGAAGAAGACAAGGGCTTCAAATCACCACCCTGTGAGGATTTCTCTGTGACTGGGGAattggagaagaaaggagagattgCAGGGAAAGGCTTACCTGGAGAGAGAGCcgtggaagaggaagaggaggagactgCAAATGTAGAGATGTCTGAGAAACTTCACAGTCAATATGGAACCCCGATGTTTGGTGTCCCTGGGCACACCCTACATCCAGGGGAACCAGCCTTCGGAGAAGTGGAGGAGCGCTGCCTCAGCCCAGATGACAGCACAGTAAAGATGGCCTCTCCTCCACCATCTGGCCCACCCAGTGCCACCCATACACCCTTTCATCAGTCTCCAGTGGAAGAAAAGTCTGAGCCCCAAGACTTTCAGGAAGCAGGCTCCTGGGAAGACACTAAGCATACACCAAGTGTGGGCAGAGAAGATGCTGCAGAGGAGACAGTCAAGCCAGGGCCTGAAGAGGGCACACTAGGGGAGAAGGCAAAGGTCTCTCCTCCCAGGAGTCCCCTGGCCCAGGAATCACCCATCAATATTGCTGAGGGACATATAGGCTGCACCATCCAACTGTTGCCAGAACAGGACAAAGCAATAGTCTTTGAGACTGTGGAGGCAGGAGAATCCACAGGCCCAATCCTGGGATCAGAAGCCCTCCCCAGAGATTTGAGAACATCACTCCAAGAACCTGGCGAACCTCAGAAAGATGAGGTGCTCCAATTTCCTGACCGAGGCATCTCCCCTGAAGATGCAGagtctctctctgtcctcagcGTGGTCTCCCCAGACATCGCCAACCAAGAAGCCATCCCCAAGTCTACCTGTGGCCTGACAGAACCACAGCTACACAAAGACCTTTGGCCAGAAGTATCTCCAGAAGATACCCGGTCACTTTCTCTGTCAGAAGAGAGTCCCAGCAAGGAAACCTCTCTGGATATCTCTTCTAAGCAGCTGTCTCCAGAAAGCCTTGGCACCCTCCAGTTTGGGGAACTAAgccttggaaaggaagaaaaggggcCTCTGATGCAGACTGAGGACACCTTTCACCACCTAGCCCCTGCATCTATTCCAGAACCCCATGCAGGCACAGTGTCACCTCCCACAATGGGGACCACAGGATACTCTGCACAGGCAGACATCACAGATGAGAGCCCTGAAGGAAAATTACCTGCTAGCTCCTTCTCTCACTATACACTGTTGGGAGATGGGAAGCACTCACCTGGAGGGATGACAAGCCCTGGTGAACACATTCTAACACCTGATAGCTCCCTCACCAAGAGTCCCGAGTCTTTGCCAAGCCCTGCCATGGAGGACATTGCCATGGAGTGGGAAGGTAAAGTTCCAGAGTTGAAAGACAGAACACCAGAGCAGGACAAGGGACTTGAGGCAAAGGATGAAGTCCTACAGCAGAAGGATGAAACTCTGGAGCAGAAGGATATTGTCATAGAGCAGAAGGATACAGGCATTGATCAGAAGGATGAGGCtctggaagaaaagaacaaggctGTGGAACAGCAGGATAAGGCTTTAGAACAAAAACGCAGAGACTTAGAACAAAGGGACACAGCCCTGGAACAGAAGGACAAGGCCCTGGAACCACAAGACAAAGACTTAGAACCAAAAGACAGAGACTTAGAGCCAAAAGACAAAGACTTAGAACCAAAAGACAGAGACTTAGAGCCAAAAGACGAAGACttagaacaaaaagacagagacttAGAACAAAAAGATAAGGACTTGGAACAGGAGGACAAGGTTccagaagagaaagatgaaaccTTAGAACAAAAAATCAGAGATTTTGAACATAAAGACAAGGTTCCAGAGGACCAGGTCCCTGAACTGAAGGGCAAACTCCTAGAACAGACAGACAAAGCCCCTGAACAGAAGGACAAGGCCGAGGAACAAAAAGACATGGACTTAGAACAAAAAGGCAAGGCCCTGGAACAGAAGGACAAGGTCTTGGAAAAGAAGGATCAGGCCTTAGAACAAAAATATTGGGCCTTAGGACAGAAGGATGAAGCCCTGGAACAAAACAATAAGTCTGTTAAACAGAAAGATAAGGTTCTTGAAGAAAAAACTCAGGAGCAGGAGAGCCTAGTACAGGAGGATAAAACCATGAAACCAAAGAAGATCCTAGAGGAAAAACCTCCAGAAAAAGTCGAGGCTGTGGAACAGAAGGAAGAAGCTCTGCCAGAGAAGACTAAAGCTCTGGGACTAGAAGAGAGCCCAGTGCAGGAGGACAAGGCccaggagcaggaagagaagaCCTGGAAGGAGCAGGATGTGGTCCAGGAGTGGAGAGAAACATCTCCAACCAGAGAGGAgccatttggaaaacagaaagagcCTGCCCGGACATGGGAGGACACATCTCCTGAGCAGGAGGACAGGTACTGGAGGGGCAGAGAGGATGTAGCCCTGGAACAGGACACATACTGGAGGGAGCTGAGCTGTGAGCGGAAGGTTTGGTTCCCTCATGAGCTAGATGGCCAGGGGGCCCGGCCACGGTACACAGAAGAGGGGGAGAGCACTTTCCTCGATGAGGGACCAGATGATGAGCGTAAAGTGCCCCCCTTGGAGCACACACCCCAGAGTCCCTGGGCCTCAGACTTCAAGGGTTTCCAGGAGCCCTCCCCACAGAAGGGGCTGGAGGTGGAACGCTGGCTTGCTGAGTCACCAGTTGGGCTGCCACCAGAGGAAGAGGACAAGCTGACCCGCTCCCCTTTTGAGATTCTTTCTCCGCCATCCTCTCCACCTGAGATGGCTAGACAGAGGGTTCCTCCCGCCCCAGGAGAAGAGAGCCCTATCTCAGAGCCTAATCCCATGCTACCTATGAGGAACGAACCCACCACCCCCTCATGGCTGGCTGACATCCCACCATGGGTGCCCAAGGACAGGGCCCTGCCCCCTGCACCCCtctctccagctccagctcccccCACGCCTGCTCCAGAGCCACACACTCCTGCGCCCTTCTCCTGGGGCACAGCTGAGTATGACAGTGTGGTGGCTGCAGTGCAGGAGGGGGCAGCTGAGTTGGAAGGTGGGCCATACTCCCCCCTGGGGAAGGACTACCGCAAAGCTGAAGgtgaaagggaagaagaaggtggggctggggctcctgACAGTAGCCCCTGCAGCTCAAAGGTCCCAGAGGCCAGCGAGAGCCATGGTACCAAGGAACCCGAGCAGACAGAGCCAGAACAGAGAGAGCCCACACCCTATCCTGATGAGAGAAGCTTTCAGTACGCAGACATCTATGAGCAGATGATGCTTACTGGGCTTGGCCCTGCGTGCCCCACTAGGGAGCCTCCACTTGGAGCAGCTGGGGATTGGCCCCCACGCATCTCAACCAAGGAGGAGGCTGCTGGCCGAAACACATCTGCAGAGAAGGAGCTTTCATCTCCTGTCTCACCCAAGACCCTCCAATTCGACACTCCAACCTTCAGCTATGCAGCCCTGGCGGGACCCACTGTACCTGCCAGGCAGGAGCCTGAGCCAAGGCCAAGTGTGGAGCCCAGCCTCATCCCACCTGCAGTACCCCCCCGTGTTCCTATCCCCTTGAGCAAAGGCCCAAGCCCCCCTCTTAATGGCAACATCCTGAGCTGTAGCCCAGATAGGAGAACTCCATCCCCTAAGGAATCAGGCCGAGGTCACTGGGATGACAGTACTAGTGACTCAGAGCTGGAGAAGGGGGCTCGGGAACAGCCAGAGAAAGAGACCCAGTCCCCAAGTCCTCCTCACCCCATCACTGCGGGGCCTCCCACATTGTGGCCTGAAAGTGAGGCACATACTAGCCCTTCCTCCGACTCACAATTGGGTCCTGCCCGACCCAGCCTGGACTTCCCTGCTTCAGCCTTTGGCTTCTCTTCATTGCAGCCAGCTCCTCCACAGCTGCCCTCTCCAGCTGAACCGCGCTCGGCACCCTGTGGCTCCCTTGCCTTCTCTGGGGACCGAGCTCTTGCTCTGGCTCCAGGGCCCCCCACCAGAGCCCGGCATGATGAGTACCTAGAAGTGACCAAGGCCCCCAGCCTGGACTCCTCACTGCCCCAGCTCCCATCACCTGGCTCTCCTGGGGCCCCTCTCCTCTCCAATCTTCCACGACCTGCCTCACCAGTCCTGTCTGAAGGCTCCTCCTCTGAGGCCACCACACCTGTGATTTCAAGTGTGGCTGAGCGCTTTCCTCCTGGCCTGGAGGCTGCGGAACAGGGATCTGTAGAGCTGGTCCCAGGAATAGAACCAGCTGCCCACAGCCTCTGGGACCTCACTCCTCTGAGCCTTGCACCTCCAGCTTCACTGGACttggctccagctccagctccaagCCTGCCTGGAGACATGGATGATGGCACCCTGCCCTGCCGCCTGGAGTGCTCAGGGGCAACCACCAAGAAGCCAAGCTCCTTCCAGGGTCCCTCTGGGGATTGTGCCACCAATGGCCCAACTGAAACCAGCCCCAaccccccaggccctgccctaaCCAAGGCTGAGAAAGAAGAGGCCGAGGTCTGCCCTGCCTGGGAACGTGGGGCCTGGCCTGAGGGAGCTGAGAGGAGCTCCCAGCCTGACACGCAACTTTCCTCTGAGCAGCCCCTGTGCCCTGGAGGGGCCTCTGGAGGCCAACCTAGAAGTACCTCCCCTGAGACTGAGGCTGGGCCCCAAGGATGTGCTGCTGAGCCCCGGCCCCACCGCGGGGAGCTCTCCCCATCCTTCTTGAACCcacctctgccccactccactgaTGACAGTGACCGCTCAACTGAGGAAGCTCGGCTGGTAGGGAGAGGGGGACGGCGCCGGATGGGGGGCCCAGGGGCCACAGGGGGCCCATGCCCTGTGGCAGATGAGACACCCCCAACGTCAGCCAGTGACTCAGGCTCCTCACAGTCAGATTCTGACGTTCCCCCAGAAACTGAGGAGTGTCCATCTATCACAGCTGAGGCAGCCCTTGACTCAGATGAAGATGGGGACTTCCTGCCTGTGGACAAAGCTGGGGGGATCAGTGGAACTCACCATCCCAGGCCTGGCCATGACCCACCCCCTATCCCCCAGCCAGACCCCCACCCATCCCCTCCCCGCCCTGATGTGTGCATGGCTGACCCCGAGGGGCTCAGTTCAGAGTCTGGAAGGGTAGAGAGGCTACGAGAAAAGGAGAAGGCACAGGGGAGAGTAGGACGCAGGGCCCCAGGCAGGGCCAAACCAGCGTCTCCTGCACGGCGTCTGGATCTTCGGGGAAAACGCTCACCTACCCCTGGTAAAGGGCCTGCAGATCGAGCATCCCGGGTTCCACCCCGACCACGCAGCACTCCAAGCCAGGTTACCCCAGCAGAGGAAAAGGATGGACACAGCCCCATGTCCAAAGGCCTAGTCAATGGACTCAAGGCAGGACCAA CGGCCTTGGGTTCCAAAGGTGGCTCTGGCCTCCCTGTATATGTGGATCTCGCCTATATCCCGAATCATTGCAGTGGCAAGACTGCTGATCTTGACTTCTTCCGTCGAGTGCGTGCATCCTACTATGTGGTCAGTGGCAATGACCCTACCAATGGCGAGCCGAGTCGGGCTGTGCTGGATGCCCTGCTGGAGGGCAAGGCCCAGTGGGGGGAGAATCTTCAG GTGACTTTGATCCCTACTCATGACACAGAGGTGACTCGTGAGTGGTACCAGCAGACTCATGAGCAGCAGCAACAACTGAATGTCCTGGTCCTGGCTAGCAGCAGCACCGTGGTCATGCAGGATGAGTCCTTCCCAGCCTGCAAGATTGAGTTCTGA